The following coding sequences lie in one Eriocheir sinensis breed Jianghai 21 chromosome 19, ASM2467909v1, whole genome shotgun sequence genomic window:
- the LOC127000755 gene encoding CD209 antigen-like produces the protein MVLRHVAVLAVVLAVAWAQGRPGGLGGGQGGGQGGGQGGGRELIRPDPRACRNRVTHAATFRNGHYYFFSWAHGPTSQHERDWLDARNICRKHCQDLVSIETQDEAQFVEQNMVQGNVKYIWTSGRKCNFDGCNRPDLQPPIVNGWFWSGSTARIPPTNSTQGWRGDWSHTGGSGRPQPDNREFSETGTDESCIAILNNFYQDGVKWHDVACNHVKPWVCEDSDELLAFARSSFPRSGIP, from the exons ATGGTGCTGCGTCACGTGGCCGTGCTGGCCGTGGTGCTGGCCGTAGCGTGGGCCCAGGGGCGGCCAGGCGGCCTGGGCGGCGGCCAGGGGGGCGGCCAGGGGGGCGGCCAGGGCGGCGGCCGTGAGCTGATCAGGCCGGACCCCAGGGCGTGCAGGAACAGGGTGACCCACGCCGCCACCTTCCGCAACGGACACTACTACTTCTTCTCCTGGGCCCACGGACCCACCAGCCAGCACGAGCGGGACTGGCTGGACGCCAGGAACATCTGCAG GAAGCATTGCCAGGACCTCGTGAGCATCGAGACGCAGGATGAGGCTCAGTTCGTGGAGCAGAACATGGTTCAGGGCAACGTCAAGTACATCTGGACCTCTGGACGCAAATGTAACTTCGACGGCTGCAACCGGCCAGACCTGCAGCCCCCCATCGTCAACGGCTGGTTCTGGTCTGGCTCCACCGCCCGCATCCCCCCCACCAACTCCACCCAGGGCTGGCGCGGGGACTGGTCTCACACGGGCGGCTCCGGCAGACCCCAGCCCGATAACCGCGAGTTCTCGGAGACCGGCACGGATGAGTCCTGCATCGCCATCCTCAACAACTTCTACCAGGACGGCGTCAAGTGGCACGACGTCGCCTGCAACCACGTGAAGCCCTGGGTCTGCGAGGACTCCGACGAGCTCCTGGCCTTCGCCCGCTCCAGCTTCCCGCGCTCTGGCATCCCCTAG
- the LOC127000756 gene encoding zinc finger protein 335-like translates to MYQDAVGGGGGGVVEEGEAAEYHIMYSHYDPLPTPTPQDTTTTALKLGQAGAKDRPLASVTLAGGTALVPGAELVDVPALSASPPCGAGGGGALAVTTEGLGVAGQRHHSPVAVGGMEAAAAALVTSMVAPGECEGGGSGGRKVIVKLFNSNTFSLDIITDSDGEAAMAPHHVLTRGSALVHAKLSSGTIFPAEDQAGDGEEGGLVVPPAHAPAQVAQEEEAEAAALPCRVMWTCAYCSVMLATSEAMAAHQQVCAKALGDLPPLHTGTSQTTVDALMSPLRPQEEPAYHLKLEGAAESHEVTTTTASEEGGMAEVVAVWVCAVCEEEFPDPGALGHHLPSHSVHQLAAALLQLATPHQRVRPAVAATAPDTATPTTPSTTTTTTATSTPASPDRRALVAVASPTWPSGHPDIKMEEENVDNPGDTPPQTPPQDKPLARRARRRPGPRPQDRLERKRKYTRRKKEEEEEVVAEENEAESQGKEYRSITTTSIITPIATTSTTTTTGQGAPAGPSSSSSSSGGRGSRDPHHCEVCNKKLSSRGNLAKHLIRHRTKKPFECSLCHASFNAKRDCRNHYLQHHTTERPNRCHICGKSYVDKSYLLAHMVFHRDQKAYTCELCGKKFNTSRCVTRHKKRHQEEKRFVCDICFRPFAVKGDLTSHKRKVHSKQTQGAGTARTQPQPQQQLLPNPQQTQPHLSLTAQQPPPQTDTHTPHTTQGKVKELTDFILPEVVASPHILPDQLLPSDLSGGGGLGGAVTSKGGIFISGDPLAVTSLIAGGEGDNGAGCSYGVTLAPTGGGGPGRGDVVGGEGQPAYIMINSGGSSAEKGVATTTAGLSIMYTSAPTLTQQVGDLDDIQQLSTSVGPSLVGGEGQLDLASHLEGQHHTQDHGTASLTAGDGGMTTTHRGDLGLGGSEGGPGGVLVGGEDGHNPPSAHDPNSGFPLELISQTYQLDLQRSQPTASYLG, encoded by the exons at GTACCAAGATGCAgttggaggagggggcggaggcgtggtggaggagggggaggcagccgAGTACCACATCATGTACAGCCACTATGACCCCCTGCCAACCCCCACCCCccaggacaccaccaccaccgccctcaaGCTGGGGCAGGCTGGCGCCAAGGACAGACCCCTGGCCAGCGTTACCCTGGCCGGGGGCACGGCGCTGGTGCCGGGCGCTGAACTGGTGGACGTCCCTGCCCTCTCTGCCTCCCCCCCATGTGGGGCGGGAGGGGGCGGGGCGCTGGCCGTCACCACCGAGGGGTTGGGGGTGGCAGGGCAGCGGCACCACTCCCCTGTGGCGGTTGGGGGCATGGAGGCAGCGGCAGCAGCACTTGTCACCTCCATGGTGGCCCCAGGGGAGTGTgagggtggtggcagtggtggcagGAAGGTGATCGTCAAGCTGTTCAACAGCAACACCTTCAGCCTGGACATCATCACCGACAGCGACGGGGAGGCGGCCATGGCCCCCCACCACGTGCTGACCAGGGGCAGCGCACTAGTGCACGCCAAACTGTCTAGCGGCACCATCTTCCCCGCCGAGGACCAGGcaggggacggggaggagggggggctggTGGTCCCCCCAGCACATGCCCCTGCCCAGGTggcacaagaggaggaggcggaggcagcaGCCCTGCCCTGCCGGGTGATGTGGACCTGTGCATACTGTAGTGTGATGCTGGCCACCTCAGAGGCCATGGCAGCCCACCAGCAGGTGTGTGCCAAGGCCCTGGGGGACCTGCCACCGCTGCACACTGGCACCTCCCAGACCACCGTGGACGCACTCATGTCCCCATTGCGGCCACAGGAGGAGCCAGCCTACCACCTCAAGCTGGAGGGCGCCGCCGAAAGCCAcgaggtcaccaccaccactgccagtgAGGAGGGCGGCatggcggaggtggtggcggtgtgggtgTGTGCCGTGTGTGAGGAGGAGTTTCCTGACCCTGGTGCTCTGGGCCACCACCTGCCCTCACACTCTGTCCACCAGCTGGCTGCCGCGCTGCTGCAGTTGGCCACGCCCCACCAGAGGGTCAGGCCAGCAGTGGCGGCCACTGCCCCGGacaccgccacccccaccaccccctccaccaccaccaccaccacagccaccagtaCCCCTGCGTCCCCAGACCGCCGGGCCCTTGTGGCTGTGGCCAGCCCCACCTGGCCCAGTGGCCATCCGGACatcaagatggaggaggaaaacgtggACAACCCTGGAGACACCCCCCCCCAGACACCCCCCCAGGACAAGCCCCTGGCCAGGCGGGCACGGCGGCGCCCTGGGCCCAGGCCCCAGGACAGGCTGGAGCGGAAGAGGAAGTacacaaggaggaagaaggaggaagaggaggaggttgtggcggAGGAGAACGAGGCAGAGAGTCAGGGCAAGGAGTACAggagcatcaccaccacctccatcatcacccccatagccaccacctccaccaccaccaccacaggccaGGGAGCTCCAGCtggccccagcagcagcagcagcagctcggGGGGGCGAGGGAGCAGGGACCCCCACCACTGTGAGGTGTGCAACAAGAAGCTCTCCTCACGTGGCAACCTGGCCAAGCACCTCATCCGCCACCGCACCAAGAAGCCCTTCGAGTGCAGCCTCTGCCACGCCTCCTTCAACGCCAAGCGGGACTGTCGCAACCACTACCTGCAGCACCACACCACCGAGCGCCCCAACCGTTGCCACATCTGCGGGAAAAGCTACGTGGACAAGAGCTACCTCCTCGCGCACATGGTCTTCCACCGCGACCAGAAGGCATACACATGCGAGCTGTGCGGCAAGAAGTTCAACACGTCACGCTGCGTCACCCGGCACAAGAAGCGGCACCAGGAGGAGAAGCGCTTCGTGTGCGACATCTGCTTCAGGCCGTTCGCTGTCAAGGGTGACCTGACCTCACACAAGCGTAAAGTCCACAGCAAACAGACCCAGGGAGCAGGAACAGCCAGAAcgcaaccacaaccacaacaacagctGCTACCCAATCCACAGCAAACACAGCCACACCTTTCACTCACAGCCCAGCAGCCACcaccacagacagacacacacacaccacacaccacacaaggCAAGGTCAAGGAGCTCACAGACTTCATCCTCCCAGAAGTGGTCGCCTCTCCACACATCCTCCCTGACCAACTCCTGCCCTCGGACCTCTCAGGGGGGGGCGGTTTGGGGGGCGCCGTGACCTCCAAGGGCGGAATATTCATCAGTGGTGACCCTCTTGCTGTGACCTCCCTGAtcgctgggggggagggggacaatGGGGCGGGGTGCTCATATGGGGTGACCTTAGCACCGACGGGGGGTGGGGGGCCAGGCAGGGGGGATGTGGTGGGGGGCGAGGGGCAGCCGGCCTACATCATGATCAACAGCGGTGGCAGCTCAGCGGAGAAGGGCGTAGCGACCACCACCGCCGGCCTCAGCATCATGTACACCAGCGCCCCGACCCTCACCCAacag GTTGGGGATTTGGACGACATTCAGCAGCTGTCTACATCAGTGGGGCCGAGCCtggtggggggggagggccaGCTGGACCTAGCAAGCCACCTGGAGGGCCAGCACCACACCCAGGACCACGGCACTGCTTCCCTGACTGCTG